tctcaccagtgccttgtataataatactaacacctccttatctttactggaaatatctcacctaatgcatcctaaaacctcattagcttttttaacagccatatcacattgtcggctcatagtcatcctgtgatcaaccaacactccaaggtccttctcctcctctgttacttctaactgatgtgtccccaatttataaccaaaattcttgttattaatctctaaatgcatgactttgcacttttcactattaaatttcttcctattactattactccagtttacaaggtcatccagatcttcctgtatgatatctcagtccttctctgtgttagcaatacctcccagctttgtgtcattcgcaaactttattagcacattcccactttttgtgccaaggtcagtaataaaaagattaaataagattggccccaaaaccgatccctgaggaactccactagtaacctccttccagcctgacagttcacctttcagtatgacccgttgtagtctcccctttaaccgattccttattcacctttcaatattcatattgatccccatcttttccaatttaactaataattccccacgtggagctatatcaaatgccttactgaaattgaggtaaattagatcctctgcctttcctttgtctaaaatatcTGTTAACTTCTCAAAGAAGTCCTGTCGCAATGAATGTCACTTGCCAACTGCTTCACAAGGAACAAGAACAATTAATTTGTCATTTATGGAGTAAACGTAGGGAATTTCTTCCTAAACCCTAAATTAAAAATTGGAGGTGAGAATTTTCAGAGCTACCTATGGGATTTGAATGCCCAAgttccaactgaaatcaataagatctAGTGTTACAAATGCACGTCTTGCTCTGAAAATTCAAGCCTGAACTTCTCAGCCTCAAGAAAAAAATTCCTGCAGCTTTAGAATGGACTAAAAGATATTGGAAAAGAACCAAACAAACCCCTTAACTCTGTTAAGAATCCCAGAGTGTATGTGCAAGATTCCGTCCTAAATTAAAACTAACACGCTGAGACATTATCTCAAAGATTGTAGAGAGAGTGAGTCAAATACGACTTCTCCAATTCATGGAAGAGAATGAGTTAAAGAAGTGGCTTGAAGACCTCTGAGTCATGAGTGTTTTTACAAAGTTTTGTAGACAGCCTTGAGGATTAGACAGAACCTTTGTTCCTGTATGTCTAATTAGATATGAAACAAATTTTGTGTAACCCCTTCAACGGATGTATTTTTTCCCTCCATGTTTTGAGGATTAGTTTGTTCTTAACTTCATATGGTAGGACATGCACTATATGCTCTGGAcctctctttcattttaaaactccTCACTCCTGAGGAAAAGAGCTGACAATTGGTCCCAAGTTAGTCACAGCAGCCAGTGGTGGGCAGATAAACCCTCTGCAGTCTTGGTACGGCCTAATCCATGGCTCATTGCAGCGCGTAGCTactgactgagggcttgtcacCCCACATGGTACCACTCTTCATGGCTTTCTAGAGCAAGACCTCTTTCTGCAATGAAAGTCACCTTCAATGCACAGCAATGAGTAGAGGACAGAAAAGGCATGGGGACCCATGAAAGTAACTTTCAAAGCCTAAATTTTACAAGAGGAATTTTTCCATCTTGTCCATCTACTGGGATGATGGAACTTTTCCATGCACCAGTCAATTTGCTGAGGTTATAGTTAGGCTTCATTTTATAGCATATCTTGGAATTAATGTTCACTTATTCCTTAAGTGGATTCAGTGTGTAATCTTCACCTCAAGGTGCTTCTGTGTCTCTGCGTATAAAACAGGGTTAACAACAATTATGCTACATGTGAGGCTTCCTCAGGATTATGAATTTCAAGGCATTGCAAAAACACTCATTACTATTTTATAAGTGCAAAGGGTTTCATTATTACAATATTGAGGGTGTCCTCTTTGGGTTAGACGCCCAGTCCCGAGTGCTTGAGTCACCTCAAAACATACATGGCAAGGTCTCTCACGTCCTCCCTACCCAGGCCATGATATACAGCATTATAATTTGGGTATTACAATTTCATTAATTGTAGCTTTACACTAATAACCACAAACAATGAGGAAAACATTTACATTCATTGAAGTTGTTATGCATGCAACAAGATTGGTTCCGTAGTTAATAAGGTCCTCATCAAAAGAAAAGGGCATCTCACGTCCTTTCTAAATCATATGAAAGCACCTGCCACTTAGATCTTTTCAGATCACTCATCTAGCGTTATTCATCTTGGTGGACATGGTCAGTCTGATTTTACTCACACAGTTGGGGGTGGAGGTGCAGAGTATGCACAGAAAGATACACTCCACGCAAGGTTTTCTCTAACCTCGTCTCGGTAAAGTGCCTTTCTCCAAATTGAAGTTGATGGAGTTGTGGTGGTCTACACTAGCTCAGATTCAATTCCttaactttaaaatatatgaacaagagaaaacaaactgcattcaaaaaaatCAAAGGGCATCCatttgagggggagggaggtCAGAATGAGGAACAGAGTACTGGAATGACATCTGAGATCTtgacatgcatttttaaagtgaatattGGAACATCTAATTGCAGTAAAAAGTTATTGCTACTATAATAATACAGTATGTCTCTTTGGCCATATAaagtgtttgtgaagtgctttcaaAATATAATTATACCTGTTTTACACAGAGGTGAATGGAGGCACATTAAGGTGAAGGTCAAGGTCAGACAGGGAGAGATTGGCAGAGTCAGAAATATCCCCTAATAATTGGGACTACTCATGCCAAACACTAACCTCAATCTCTTGAATCCTTCTGGACACTTATCAACCATGGCTTCCACATCTGTCACTAACCCCAAAAGTAACTCTTACAGAGGCtcattctggctttttttttaatgttcttttaataattGTTTAGAGTTGGTGCCACAAGTGGAGGTCCAATTTTAGGTTAATTTTAAATCCCTGTAAGGAGCAATTCTCCCCTGGGCAGAGGGTCATCACAAAAGCCAATGCTCCATTACAGTCCCTGATAAATCCTAGTTTGAAAGTTTCAAGCTGGACTCAAAATGTCCATAGGCATTGTACTATcctcctgacaaaggggaaaTTTCAGATAAAAGGTCCTGAAAGAAATAGAATGCTTCCCATTGATTACAAAGGAAACTGGATCTGACCCAGTGCACAAAAATGCCTCCCTCCTTCCTACCGGGTACAAAATGCACTGCCCAATGCCCCAGCCACGACCAGCATGAATAGAAAGGAAAAAACTGGATTCCTGTTCATGACAGATAGTTGTACTAGTGACACAGTTCTGAAACACCTTGACATTCATTCTCATTGCAGCATCAAGAAAGTCAGTGGAATGACATGAGGAATGCAGTTGGCTTGTACAATTTTTAGATGAAAGAAAGATGAAGACTGCAACAATGTCACACCCTTTGAGATTAGCCCAACAATCTGAAACCCTGAGGAAAACAGCTCCATCAAAAGGAAGATTTAGCAAGGCAGTCAAGTTTGTTTGGTAACTAATTAGGACCTCCTTCTCAAAAGGCATCTCAGATCCTTCAGGCAGTCCTACAAACTGTATAAAAGTGCTCACATCTCAGGACTCTTCTAAACACTTCCCTGCACTTCATCTCCTCCGTGAACACGGTAAGTCCATTTCGACTCCATCTCTTTCTTACCATAGAGATATCCTAATAGCGTCCATTTGCATTTAAGATTGAATCTTGCACATACTCTCAGTGACTTTTATCAGGGTGATTTTCCATAATTACATTGTGCACTTATTCAGTTGCAACGGCTGGTGGATTCATGATAAGCTAAAGGGTGCATTTTAGAAGCAACATATGCAACAGGGAAATATGTTTTCTATCAATTTTAAATGGAATTAGGGCATTTAAATCTTTTAAGTGACTTTAGAAAATCCTTTAGTCATTTCTCTTTCCAAAGAGCCCCACCCAATatccaaaaagaaaagaattggATTACCATTATTCTAGCCATGTTCTCATTGAGAAATGTCTAAAATGAACACAGAATCCCAGCTGTCCATGGTAGACATAATTACACTGATTCCAGTTGGTGCTTTTCAGACACAATCGTTGAGAGGACTTCAAATAGGCCGTTTGGGAGGGAAGATtagtgggagaggagaagaggcgTAGAAAGCGGAACTAGAAGAAATAATAGCCATGAACATAAGGACTGAgtccattccccctcctcctctctctcggGACCTTGTAGATCTCACTACAATAGTAACCGAGCTTTGAAGCCTTTCTTCCACTGACACTTGTGCCTTCTCTTTAATCTGTTTCCCGTTGGGTGTTTCAGGTTTACCTCCATCACAGAAAGATGTCTTGCTCCAGCCTGTGCTATCCAGAATGCGGAGTGGCccgtcccagtccagtgtctggCAGCTGCAATGAGCCGTGCGttaggcagtgccctgactctCGAGTGACCATCCAACCACCACCGGTTGTCGTAACCCTCCCAGGACCAATTCTCAGCAGTTTCCCTCAGCAGAGTGAAGTGGGAGCTGTTGGAGCACCTGTGGTCGGATCTGGCTATGGAGGCTCCTTCGGTTTGGGGGGATTGTACGGCTATGGAGGCCTTTATGGGGGATTAAGTGGTTATGGTGGACTGGGTGGTTATGGGGGACTGGGTGGTTATGGGGGAGGTTATGGTTACAGGGGATTTGGTGGTTATGGGAGCCATTCTGGTTATGGGGGATTGGGTGGTTATGGGGGACTGTGTGGTTATGGGGGAGGTTACGGGGGACTGTGTGGTTATGGGGGAGGTTACGGTTACAGGGGATTAGGTGGTTATGGGAGCCATTCTGGTTATGGGGGATTGGGTGGTTATGGGGGACTGTGTGGTTATGGGGGAGGTTATGGGGGACTGTGTGGTTATGGGGGAGGTTATGGTTACAGGGGATTAGGTGGTTATGGGGGATTATGCAGTTATGGGGGATATGGCCGTAGGTATTGAGTTGGATACTGTGGGCCCTGTTAATCCCACATGAATATCCATGAAATAAAGGAGAATAGACCCGACTTGTTCTATCCTTTCCAACAATATGTATCATAAACATCTTGCTTTGAATTATGCTACGGCAGACATGTAATGGAGAACCTGCCTACTCTTCTGTCTCTATTATGCTGTGTTTTATTTCCCACCAACTGGGGTAAACCAAGAAACTTAAAAAGGTTCTGCTCTGTATTATTTCTTCCTGCAATTTTGTATTGCAAATTTCATTCGCATTAAAAACTATACAGCATCATAATATCAGTGTTGTGGTCCTCACGTCCTCCCTACCCAGGCCATGATATACAGCGTTATAATTTGGGTATTACAATTTCATTAAATGTAGCTTTACACTAATAACCACAAACAATGAGGAAAACATTTACATTCATTGAAGTTGTTATGCATGCGTAGTTAATAAGGTCCTCATCAAAAGAAAAGGGCATCTCATGTCCTTTCTAAGTCATATGAAAGCACCTGTCACTTAGATCTTTTCAGATCACTCATCTAGCGTTATTCATTTTGGTGGACATGGTCAGTCTGATTTTACTCACACAGTTGGGGGAATGCAGTTGGCTTGTACAATTTTTAGATGAAAGAAAGATGAAGACTGCAACAATGTCACACCCTTTGAGGCTGAGATTAGCCCAACAATCCCAAATCCTGAGGAAAACAGCTCCATCAAAAGGAGGATATAGCAAGGCAGTCAAGTTTGTTTGGTAACTAATTAGGACTTCCTCCACAAAAGGCATCTCAGATCCATCAGGCAGTCCTACAAACTGTATAAAAGTGCTCACATCTCAGGACTCTTCTAAACACTTCTCTGCACTTCATCTCCTCCGTGAACACGGTAAATCCATTTTGACTCTATCTCTTTCTTACCATAGAGATATCCTAATAGAATCCATTTGCATTTAAGATTGAATCTTGCATATACTCTCGGTGACTTTTATCAGGGTGATTTTCCATAATTACATTGTACACTTATTCAGTTGCAATGGCTGGTGGATTCATGATGTTAAGCTAAAAGGGGCATTTTAGAAGCAACATATGCAACGGGGAAATATATTTTCTATTAATTGCAAATGGAATTAGGGCATTTAAATCTTAAGTGACTTTATAAAATCCTTTAGTCATTTCTTTTTTCAGtagattaggaagaaacttttccAATTTACTCCATAACGGGCCAATTCGGTGGTTTTTTACTTTATTCTGAAGAAGCTATTATTTATCACTGTTGTAGACAGAAGAATGGATTAAGCTGACAACTGGTGTAATTCAGTGTAGCAATTCCTATATTCTTATGAGCAGAAATATCCATTCAAGATTCTTTGTCCTGAGATGGTTAAAATTAGTGTTGCTTGATGGAAGTCAGTGGATTTAAGCCAATGTACCTCAGCCAAGGATCTTGTCTTTAGTGATTTgtttggagaaaagaaaagtttctgtTAATTTCTCAGCAAGTATTGGTGATTTACAAGGTTTGGAAAACCAAAGAGCCACACCCAATatccaaaaagaaaagaattggATTACCATTATCCTAGCCATGTTTTCAATGAGAAAAGTCTAAAATGGACACAGAATCCCAGCTGTCCATAATAGACATAACTACACTGATTCCAGTCGGTGCTTTTCAGACACAGTCATTGAGAGGATTTCAAAGGGGCCGTTTGGGAGGGAAGTTtagtgggagaggagaagaggcgTAGAAAGCGGAAATAGAACAAATAATAACTATGAACATAGGGACTGAgtccactcctcctcctctctctcggGACTTGTAAATCTCACTACAGTAGTAACCGAGCTTTGAAGCCTTTCTTCCACTGACACTTGTGCCTTCTCTTTAATCTGTTTCCCGTTGGGTGTTTCAGGTTTACCTCCATCACAGAAAGATGTCTTGCTCCAGCCTGTGCTATCCAGAATGCGGAGTGGCccgtcccagtccagtgtctggCAGCTGCAATGAGCCGTGCGttaggcagtgccctgactctGAAGTGATCATCAGACCATCACCAGTTGCCGTAACCCTCCCAGGACCAATTCTCAGCACTTTCCCTCAGCAGAGTGAAGTGGGAGCTGTTGGAGCACCTGTGGTCGGATCTGGCTATAGAGGCTTATTCGGTTTGGGGGGATTGTATGGCTATGGAGGCCATTATGGAGGATTGTATAGTTACAGGGGATTAGGTGGTTATGGGGGGCATTATGGCTATGGTGCACTGGGTGGTTATGGGGGAGGTTATGGTTACAGGGGATTAGGTGGTTATGGAGGATTATGCGGTTATGGGGGATATGGCCGTAGGTATAGCGGTGGATACTGTGGGCCATGTTAATCCCAACAGGAATATCCATGAAATAAAGGAGAATAGGCCTGACATGTTCTATCTTTTCCACTATTGTGTTCCTTAAGCACCTCACTTTGAATTTTGCTACGGCAGATATATTAGAGATATGGAGAAGCTGCTAGTCCTCTGTCTCTATTATGCTTTGTTTCATTTCCCAGCAATTAGGGTAAATCAAGGAACTTAAAAAGGTTCTGCTCTGTATTGTTTCTTCCTGTAACTGTGTACTGCAAATTTCATTCACATTAAAATTAT
The genomic region above belongs to Gopherus evgoodei ecotype Sinaloan lineage chromosome 24, rGopEvg1_v1.p, whole genome shotgun sequence and contains:
- the LOC115639411 gene encoding claw keratin-like; the protein is MSCSSLCYPECGVARPSPVSGSCNEPCVRQCPDSRVTIQPPPVVVTLPGPILSSFPQQSEVGAVGAPVVGSGYGGSFGLGGLYGYGGLYGGLSGYGGLGGYGGLGGYGGGYGYRGFGGYGSHSGYGGLGGYGGLCGYGGGYGGLGLGGYGGLCSYGGYGRRY